In Streptomyces sp. NBC_00878, a single window of DNA contains:
- a CDS encoding MFS transporter, producing MPELPSKTAPETVDPRPATEPPPPLPSASASPPAKTEASRVAVASLVGTTIEYYDFAVYGTASALVLGPAFFPSGNATVSSLAAFLTFAAAFLSRPLGVVLFGTIGDRLGRRRALVASLLLMGVATIGVGLLPTYETAGLLAPVLLVTLRLLQGISMGGEWGGAVLLAAEHAPPGRRALYASIPQAGPSLGFLLSTAVILPTLNIVGRDGFVDWAWRIPFLLSTVLVVVGLWVRTTVSESPVFSAAADPTTQPRSRASAPASEPRPEPTPEPGSRFPLVTLLKRYPGRVLLGTGAAIGGSAVYYLTIVYSLSYGPKELGIPQNTMLTAASIGAAAGIAITLPVARLSDRIGRRPVMLAGAIGCVVWAVPMYASLSSRNGLVITGAYTVGLMLLALMFSPVAAFLPELFPARLRYTGASAAFILANTLGGGFAPLVATWLNSNWESPLVLGFYTGTLCLLSLLCLLALPETRDEEFDI from the coding sequence ATGCCCGAATTACCGTCCAAGACCGCTCCCGAGACCGTCGACCCCAGACCGGCCACGGAGCCACCACCACCGCTGCCGTCGGCGTCTGCGTCACCGCCGGCGAAGACCGAGGCCTCGCGGGTCGCCGTCGCGAGCCTGGTCGGCACCACGATCGAGTACTACGACTTCGCGGTGTACGGCACCGCGAGCGCGCTCGTCCTCGGCCCCGCCTTCTTCCCCTCGGGCAACGCCACCGTCTCCTCCCTGGCCGCGTTCCTCACGTTCGCCGCGGCCTTCCTCTCCCGCCCCCTGGGCGTCGTCCTGTTCGGCACGATCGGTGACCGGCTGGGCCGCCGACGGGCCCTGGTCGCCTCGCTCCTGCTGATGGGCGTGGCCACGATCGGCGTCGGCCTGCTGCCCACGTACGAGACCGCCGGACTCCTCGCCCCCGTACTGCTGGTGACGCTCCGTCTGCTCCAGGGCATCAGCATGGGCGGCGAGTGGGGCGGAGCGGTGCTGCTCGCCGCGGAGCACGCGCCGCCGGGGCGCCGCGCGTTGTACGCGTCCATCCCGCAGGCCGGACCCTCGCTCGGCTTCCTGCTGTCCACCGCGGTCATCCTGCCCACCCTGAACATCGTGGGCCGGGACGGCTTCGTCGACTGGGCCTGGCGGATCCCGTTCCTGCTCAGCACCGTGCTCGTCGTGGTCGGCCTGTGGGTGCGTACGACGGTCTCGGAGTCACCGGTGTTCAGCGCCGCGGCGGACCCCACGACGCAGCCGCGGTCAAGGGCATCGGCTCCGGCATCGGAGCCGAGGCCGGAACCGACGCCGGAGCCGGGTTCCCGCTTTCCGCTGGTCACGCTCCTCAAGCGGTATCCCGGCCGGGTCCTGCTCGGCACGGGCGCGGCGATCGGCGGCTCGGCCGTCTACTACCTGACGATCGTCTACAGCCTCTCGTACGGCCCGAAGGAACTCGGCATCCCCCAGAACACGATGCTGACCGCCGCGAGCATCGGCGCGGCGGCCGGAATCGCCATCACCCTCCCGGTCGCCAGGCTGTCCGACCGGATCGGCCGCCGCCCGGTGATGCTGGCCGGAGCCATCGGCTGCGTGGTCTGGGCGGTGCCCATGTACGCCTCGCTGAGTTCACGCAACGGGCTGGTGATCACCGGCGCCTACACGGTCGGCCTGATGCTCCTCGCGCTGATGTTCTCCCCGGTGGCGGCCTTCCTCCCGGAGCTGTTCCCCGCCCGCCTGCGCTACACCGGAGCCTCCGCGGCGTTCATCCTCGCCAACACCCTCGGCGGCGGCTTCGCCCCCCTGGTCGCCACCTGGCTGAACAGCAACTGGGAATCCCCACTCGTCCTCGGCTTCTACACGGGCACCCTCTGCCTCCTGAGCCTCCTGTGCCTGCTGGCACTCCCGGAGACCCGGGACGAGGAGTTCGACATCTGA
- a CDS encoding MerR family transcriptional regulator: protein MTADTPLSGRLDDDDYPAYTMGRAAEMLGTTPGFLRAIGEARLITPLRSEGGHRRYSRYQLRIAARARELVDQGTPVEAACRIVILEDQLEEAQRINAEYRRRTEDKAPGDSA, encoded by the coding sequence ATGACAGCAGATACTCCGCTCAGCGGTCGTCTGGACGACGACGACTACCCCGCGTACACGATGGGCCGGGCAGCCGAGATGCTCGGCACCACCCCGGGTTTCCTCCGGGCCATCGGCGAGGCACGGCTGATCACTCCGCTCCGCTCCGAAGGCGGACACCGGCGGTACTCCCGCTACCAACTACGGATCGCCGCGCGCGCCCGCGAACTCGTCGACCAGGGAACCCCTGTCGAAGCGGCCTGCCGCATCGTCATCCTTGAGGACCAGCTAGAGGAAGCACAGCGCATCAACGCCGAGTACCGCCGCCGTACCGAGGACAAGGCGCCCGGCGACTCCGCATGA
- a CDS encoding SCO5918 family protein, with the protein MRCVIARFPFDLDKSGVLDSMKGVKPEAITGESVIIGRRHYPVKQVGEVITRQDRRDFTSGEVVRAMTRLGFTCQAGPAPEPTPPAATPLQTASALLGSPAPAPAPLGL; encoded by the coding sequence ATGCGCTGCGTCATCGCCCGGTTCCCGTTCGACCTCGACAAGAGCGGGGTCCTGGACTCGATGAAGGGTGTCAAGCCCGAGGCCATCACGGGCGAGTCCGTGATCATCGGCCGCCGTCACTACCCCGTCAAGCAGGTGGGCGAGGTCATCACCCGGCAGGACCGCCGTGACTTCACCAGCGGAGAGGTCGTACGGGCCATGACCCGGCTCGGCTTCACCTGCCAGGCCGGCCCCGCGCCCGAGCCCACCCCGCCCGCCGCCACACCGCTCCAGACCGCGTCGGCGCTGCTCGGCAGCCCGGCTCCGGCCCCGGCCCCCCTGGGACTGTGA
- a CDS encoding DEAD/DEAH box helicase encodes MNRTRTNDRFSRTRSGGSTRMGGSGAGRGGGYSGGSRRSEGYSRQRSAPQGEFALPVTTTPALPAVEAFAELDMPAQLLAALGREGVTVPFPIQAATLPNSLAGRDVLGRGRTGSGKTLAFGLALLARTAGLRAEPRQPLALVLVPTRELAQQVTDALTPYARSLSLRLATVVGGMPIGRQAGALRAGAEVVVATPGRLKDLIERGDCRLGQVAITVLDEADQMADMGFMPQVTELLNQVRPEGQRMLFSATLDRNVDLLVRRYLSDPVVHSVDPSQGAVTTMEHHVLHVHGADKHRTTTEIAARDGRVLMFLDTKHAVDRLTEHLLNSGVRAAALHGGKSQPQRTRTLTQFKTGHVTVLVATNVAARGIHVDNLDLVVNVDPPSDHKDYLHRGGRTARAGESGSVVTLVTPNQRREMSRLMAAAGITPQTTQVRSGEAELSRITGAQAPSGVPVVITAPVVDRPRRGASSSSRGRRGRTGGKGRSTGDARRTPQRPSATGAAA; translated from the coding sequence ATGAACCGCACACGCACGAACGACCGCTTCTCCCGCACCCGTTCGGGAGGATCCACCCGCATGGGCGGTTCGGGCGCCGGAAGGGGCGGCGGCTACTCCGGTGGCTCGCGCCGCTCCGAGGGCTACAGCCGTCAACGGTCCGCGCCGCAGGGCGAGTTCGCACTGCCGGTGACGACCACCCCCGCGCTGCCCGCCGTCGAGGCGTTCGCCGAGCTCGACATGCCGGCGCAGCTGCTGGCCGCGCTCGGCCGGGAGGGCGTGACCGTGCCGTTCCCGATCCAGGCGGCGACCCTGCCGAACTCTCTCGCGGGCCGTGACGTACTCGGCCGTGGCCGCACCGGATCGGGCAAGACCCTCGCCTTCGGTCTCGCGCTCCTCGCCCGTACGGCGGGCCTGCGCGCCGAGCCGAGGCAGCCGCTGGCCCTCGTCCTCGTACCCACCCGCGAGCTGGCCCAGCAGGTCACCGACGCGCTCACCCCGTACGCCCGCTCCCTGTCGCTGCGGCTTGCCACCGTGGTCGGCGGGATGCCGATCGGCCGGCAGGCCGGCGCGCTGCGTGCCGGTGCCGAGGTCGTCGTCGCGACGCCGGGCCGGCTCAAGGATCTCATCGAGCGCGGCGACTGCCGCCTCGGCCAGGTCGCCATCACCGTCCTCGACGAGGCCGACCAGATGGCCGACATGGGCTTCATGCCCCAGGTCACCGAACTGCTCAACCAGGTGCGGCCCGAGGGACAGCGGATGCTGTTCTCGGCCACGCTCGACCGCAACGTCGACCTGCTGGTCCGCCGCTACCTCTCCGACCCGGTCGTCCACTCCGTCGACCCGTCCCAGGGCGCAGTCACCACGATGGAGCACCACGTCCTCCACGTGCACGGCGCGGACAAGCACCGGACGACCACCGAGATCGCGGCGCGCGACGGCCGGGTCCTCATGTTCCTGGACACCAAGCACGCGGTGGACCGGCTGACCGAGCACCTGCTGAACAGCGGAGTCCGGGCCGCGGCCCTGCACGGCGGCAAGTCCCAGCCGCAGCGCACGCGGACCCTGACCCAGTTCAAGACCGGGCACGTCACAGTGCTGGTGGCGACCAACGTCGCGGCCCGTGGCATCCACGTCGACAACCTCGACCTGGTCGTGAACGTCGATCCGCCCAGCGACCACAAGGACTACCTGCACCGCGGCGGCCGTACGGCCCGCGCGGGCGAGTCCGGCAGCGTCGTCACGTTGGTGACCCCCAACCAGCGCCGCGAGATGAGCCGACTGATGGCCGCCGCCGGTATCACTCCGCAGACCACCCAAGTACGTTCGGGCGAGGCGGAGTTGAGCCGCATCACGGGTGCCCAGGCCCCCTCGGGCGTGCCGGTCGTCATCACCGCTCCGGTCGTGGACCGTCCGCGGCGCGGCGCCTCCTCCTCGTCCCGGGGCCGTCGGGGCCGTACGGGCGGCAAGGGCCGCTCCACCGGCGACGCCCGCCGCACGCCCCAGCGCCCGTCCGCCACCGGTGCGGCGGCCTAG
- a CDS encoding cold-shock protein — protein MAAGTVKWFNAEKGFGFIEQDGGGADVFAHYSNIAAQGFRELQEGQKVTFDIAQGQKGPTAENIVPA, from the coding sequence ATGGCTGCAGGCACCGTAAAGTGGTTCAACGCGGAAAAGGGTTTCGGCTTCATCGAGCAGGACGGCGGCGGCGCTGACGTCTTCGCCCACTACTCGAACATCGCGGCCCAGGGCTTCCGCGAGCTGCAGGAGGGCCAGAAGGTCACCTTCGACATCGCGCAGGGCCAGAAGGGCCCGACGGCCGAGAACATCGTTCCCGCCTGA
- a CDS encoding alpha/beta hydrolase, which produces MAAQADPTSAASARSAAASTVSYKAPAVPSLAWTDCGGGFECASAEVPLDYRAPEGKKITLAVTRKKAADQTKRKGTLFMQPGGPGNSGVDFVRNNYADLPAALRDSFDVFGYDVRGVARSSALECWDDQRYTKAVTDAKGVPGPDAFGPALREAAEFNQACTDKSSELLPFVGTEYVARDIDLLRQALGEDKLTYYGRSFGAYIGTVYAALFPKRVRALTLDGAYDPVNYANRPYAYDRPQYLALDGAMSRFLDWCQADQATCGFGDGDPRAAFEKLKSDLDANPVPTANGGQANGYTLVYRLMFNINEGKVIWPAFGEALRKAQQRDNTSFLLRPPSPASFDFLVPNVVVECVDRDYPRDQALLKRKVTAYAKAAPLLGPAMAYGPPTYDHQHATACTQWNGERVSRYDGSYRAKGSAPILVLGTTGDPDTPYQDAVALSRQLDNASLLTFKAEGHTAFGRSACATEAVINYLVDLKVPASGTTCADETQPPSSTPKVAPPGTTLGELRNGVDERIDRIGRIGSLR; this is translated from the coding sequence ATGGCCGCCCAGGCGGACCCGACGTCAGCGGCGTCGGCGAGGTCAGCGGCGGCCTCGACGGTCTCGTACAAGGCGCCGGCGGTGCCGTCGCTCGCCTGGACCGACTGTGGGGGCGGCTTCGAGTGCGCGAGCGCCGAAGTGCCCCTGGACTACCGCGCACCGGAGGGCAAGAAGATCACCCTGGCGGTGACCCGCAAGAAGGCCGCCGACCAGACGAAGCGCAAGGGCACGCTCTTCATGCAGCCCGGCGGACCGGGCAACTCGGGCGTGGACTTCGTCCGCAACAACTACGCCGACCTGCCGGCCGCCCTGCGCGACTCGTTCGACGTCTTCGGATACGACGTACGCGGCGTCGCGCGCAGTTCGGCGCTCGAATGCTGGGACGACCAGCGGTACACCAAGGCCGTCACCGACGCGAAGGGCGTCCCCGGCCCCGACGCCTTCGGTCCGGCCCTGCGCGAGGCCGCCGAGTTCAACCAGGCCTGTACGGACAAGTCGAGCGAACTGCTGCCGTTCGTGGGCACCGAGTACGTCGCCCGTGACATCGACCTGCTGCGCCAGGCGCTGGGCGAGGACAAACTCACCTACTACGGGCGGTCGTTCGGCGCCTACATCGGCACCGTCTACGCCGCCCTGTTCCCGAAGCGCGTGCGCGCCCTGACGCTCGACGGGGCGTACGACCCGGTGAACTACGCCAACCGGCCGTACGCCTATGACCGGCCCCAGTACCTCGCGCTGGACGGCGCGATGAGCCGTTTCCTCGACTGGTGCCAGGCCGACCAGGCCACCTGCGGATTCGGCGACGGCGACCCCCGTGCCGCGTTCGAGAAGCTCAAGAGCGACCTCGACGCCAACCCGGTGCCGACCGCGAACGGCGGACAGGCCAACGGCTACACCCTGGTCTACCGGCTGATGTTCAACATCAACGAGGGCAAGGTCATCTGGCCCGCGTTCGGCGAGGCCCTGCGCAAGGCCCAGCAGCGCGACAACACGTCCTTCCTGCTGCGGCCGCCGTCCCCGGCCAGCTTCGACTTCCTGGTCCCGAACGTGGTCGTCGAGTGCGTCGACAGGGACTACCCGCGTGACCAGGCCCTGCTGAAGCGGAAGGTCACGGCCTACGCCAAGGCGGCACCGCTGCTCGGCCCGGCCATGGCGTACGGCCCGCCGACCTACGACCACCAGCACGCCACGGCCTGCACCCAGTGGAACGGCGAGCGGGTCAGCCGCTACGACGGCTCCTACCGTGCGAAGGGCTCCGCGCCGATCCTCGTCCTCGGCACCACCGGCGACCCGGACACCCCCTACCAGGACGCGGTGGCCCTGTCCCGGCAGCTCGACAACGCCTCGCTGCTCACGTTCAAGGCCGAGGGACACACCGCCTTCGGACGGAGTGCCTGCGCGACGGAGGCGGTCATCAACTACCTGGTGGACCTGAAGGTCCCGGCGTCGGGCACGACCTGCGCAGACGAGACCCAGCCGCCGTCCTCCACGCCCAAGGTGGCCCCGCCCGGCACGACGCTCGGTGAACTCCGCAACGGCGTCGACGAGCGCATCGACCGGATCGGCCGGATCGGTTCCCTGCGCTGA
- a CDS encoding phosphoribosylanthranilate isomerase has product MSSSLFIKICGLKTERDVDTAVEAGADAIGFVFSDSPRRIDATTAARLCGRVPEHVLTVGVFRAEPLRDVRSLATEAGIRAVQLHGPEDRGYYEDLAAGGWTLIRAAAFGDPAPRHGEMGEDVLLLDAPVPGSGVAWDWSRKPLAGPGEKWLLAGGLTPDNVRAAVDATHPWGVDVSSGVERSRGVKDPALITAFVRAACTARP; this is encoded by the coding sequence GTGAGCAGCTCCCTCTTCATCAAGATCTGTGGCCTGAAGACCGAACGGGACGTCGACACGGCCGTCGAGGCGGGTGCCGACGCCATCGGCTTCGTCTTCTCGGACAGCCCGCGCCGCATCGACGCGACCACGGCGGCGCGGCTGTGCGGCCGCGTGCCGGAGCACGTCCTGACGGTCGGTGTCTTCCGCGCCGAGCCCCTGCGGGACGTACGGTCCCTGGCCACCGAGGCGGGAATCCGGGCCGTCCAACTGCACGGACCCGAGGACCGCGGCTACTACGAGGACCTCGCGGCGGGCGGCTGGACGCTGATCCGCGCGGCGGCGTTCGGCGACCCGGCGCCGCGCCACGGGGAGATGGGCGAGGACGTCCTCCTCCTCGACGCCCCCGTACCGGGCTCCGGCGTCGCGTGGGACTGGTCGAGGAAACCGCTGGCGGGCCCCGGTGAGAAGTGGCTCCTCGCCGGCGGCCTCACCCCGGACAACGTGCGCGCCGCCGTCGACGCCACCCACCCCTGGGGCGTCGACGTGTCCAGCGGCGTGGAACGGAGCAGGGGAGTCAAGGACCCGGCCCTGATCACGGCGTTCGTCAGAGCGGCCTGCACCGCCCGCCCCTGA
- a CDS encoding antibiotic biosynthesis monooxygenase yields MSIVKINVLTVPEEQRETLEKRFAARAGSVEGSDGFEGFELLRPLEGTDTYLVYTRWRAEEDFQNWMSGRGQGAHRGGATEGERPKPAATDSTLWTFEVIQQA; encoded by the coding sequence ATGAGCATCGTCAAGATCAACGTACTCACGGTTCCCGAAGAGCAGCGCGAGACGCTGGAGAAGCGGTTCGCCGCTCGCGCCGGGTCGGTGGAGGGCTCGGACGGTTTCGAGGGGTTCGAGCTGCTGCGTCCGCTGGAGGGCACCGACACCTACCTCGTCTACACGCGCTGGCGTGCCGAGGAGGACTTCCAGAACTGGATGTCCGGGCGTGGACAGGGCGCACACCGCGGCGGGGCCACGGAGGGCGAGCGACCGAAGCCCGCCGCGACGGACTCGACGCTGTGGACCTTCGAGGTGATTCAGCAGGCCTGA
- a CDS encoding helix-turn-helix transcriptional regulator gives MARDSFPELLGQLKERSGLSYGVLGKRLHMSASTLHRYVNGDAVPADYAPIERFARSCKATPEELVELHRRWVLADARRRDLKEAAASATSSEPAASAPEGVAPKGVAPKGVAEAADNNTEPASEPTPEPAPEPGTQPDPDPGPGPAPEPGPGPAPQPGAGTVPQPKGSLLSLLSLLTGRHRRTVVLAGAGAVAVLLAAALVLNLVTGDGSGDDDGDDGQVKQRVGGAASPSLSTSASPSRGPGASESGGTVGGSAGAPLVATDPYYWDSACKQHYLMDRDPAQVPPPPYGDEARGWVTALGGVAAGEQWVRLTVRGAGKNTVVLEGLHVRVVGKDAPLAWNDYRMGVDGCDGGGQPKHFGTNLDAGRPAVAPKAGQRDFPYKVSDTDSEIYYVAARTQTHDVSWYLEMDWTSGNRHGKLRIDDRGKPFRTSGNLGRPAYDYPLGYNDKWEVADGKPGAPTG, from the coding sequence ATGGCGCGGGACAGCTTTCCGGAGCTTCTCGGGCAGTTGAAGGAGCGGTCCGGGCTCAGTTACGGGGTGCTCGGGAAGCGGCTGCACATGAGTGCGTCGACGTTGCACCGGTACGTCAACGGAGATGCAGTTCCGGCGGACTACGCGCCGATCGAGCGGTTCGCCAGGTCGTGCAAGGCGACGCCCGAGGAACTGGTGGAGCTGCACCGAAGGTGGGTGCTGGCCGACGCGCGCCGACGGGACCTGAAGGAGGCGGCCGCTTCCGCCACCTCTTCGGAGCCCGCGGCTTCGGCGCCCGAGGGGGTGGCGCCCAAGGGGGTGGCGCCCAAGGGGGTGGCGGAGGCCGCCGACAACAACACTGAGCCGGCCTCTGAGCCGACGCCCGAGCCAGCTCCTGAGCCAGGCACTCAGCCGGACCCGGACCCGGGCCCTGGCCCCGCCCCGGAGCCGGGCCCTGGCCCCGCCCCGCAGCCGGGAGCCGGGACCGTCCCGCAGCCGAAGGGCTCGCTCCTCTCACTCCTCTCGCTCCTCACGGGGCGGCATCGGCGCACCGTCGTCCTGGCGGGGGCAGGCGCGGTCGCGGTCCTCCTGGCAGCCGCCCTGGTCCTGAATCTCGTAACCGGCGACGGCAGTGGCGACGACGATGGCGACGACGGTCAGGTCAAGCAGCGGGTCGGCGGAGCCGCCTCCCCGAGTCTCAGTACCTCCGCGTCCCCCTCCCGCGGCCCCGGCGCGAGCGAGTCCGGCGGCACAGTGGGCGGCAGTGCCGGCGCGCCCCTCGTGGCCACCGATCCGTACTACTGGGACAGCGCGTGCAAGCAGCACTACCTGATGGACCGGGATCCGGCCCAGGTGCCCCCGCCGCCGTACGGTGACGAGGCGCGCGGGTGGGTCACCGCGCTCGGCGGAGTCGCCGCCGGCGAGCAGTGGGTGCGGCTGACCGTACGGGGGGCCGGGAAGAACACGGTCGTCCTGGAGGGGCTGCATGTGCGTGTGGTGGGGAAGGACGCGCCGCTCGCCTGGAACGACTACCGCATGGGCGTCGACGGCTGCGACGGCGGCGGGCAGCCGAAGCACTTCGGCACGAACCTCGACGCCGGGCGGCCCGCGGTCGCGCCCAAGGCCGGGCAGCGGGACTTCCCGTACAAGGTGAGCGACACCGACTCCGAGATCTACTACGTGGCCGCACGCACGCAGACGCACGACGTGAGCTGGTACCTGGAAATGGACTGGACCAGCGGCAACCGGCACGGGAAGTTGCGGATCGACGACCGCGGGAAGCCGTTCCGGACGAGCGGCAACCTGGGCCGGCCGGCGTACGACTACCCACTGGGCTACAACGACAAGTGGGAAGTCGCCGACGGCAAGCCGGGCGCTCCGACGGGCTAG
- a CDS encoding DUF4232 domain-containing protein, which translates to MSARTTRTRLLAATTITLAALSLTACNNGDDLQDKGSSKGAATSTPSASENSAGKAKEEAATGGGKADSAGSSNGSTGSKGSSGGTGSTGSKDSGSKGSGTTGSGTTGSGSDSAKLNPCDASNSKTTATTVSRPLNHLLLTVTNTGSKNCDLVGYPIVRFTDAQSVPPVFEESKPQAVVTLAPGESGYAGVRLSAADDSGSNGYMAKTLKVLFNNDGINSATPPLPAKGVYIDDKLTVTYWQQRMDDALTW; encoded by the coding sequence ATGTCCGCACGCACCACCCGCACCCGTCTGCTCGCCGCCACCACGATCACGCTCGCCGCGCTGTCGCTGACGGCCTGCAACAACGGAGACGACCTCCAGGACAAGGGGTCCTCCAAGGGCGCGGCCACGTCCACTCCCAGCGCTTCCGAAAACTCCGCGGGCAAGGCGAAGGAGGAGGCGGCCACGGGCGGCGGCAAGGCCGACTCCGCGGGCTCCTCCAACGGTTCCACCGGATCCAAGGGTTCGAGCGGCGGGACGGGCTCCACCGGCTCGAAGGACTCCGGCTCGAAGGGCTCGGGCACGACGGGCTCGGGCACGACGGGCTCCGGTTCCGACTCCGCCAAGCTCAACCCGTGCGACGCCTCGAACAGCAAGACCACGGCCACCACGGTCTCCCGCCCGTTGAACCACCTCCTCCTCACCGTCACCAACACCGGCTCGAAGAACTGCGACCTCGTCGGCTACCCGATCGTCCGGTTCACCGACGCCCAGTCGGTCCCGCCGGTCTTCGAGGAGTCCAAGCCGCAGGCGGTGGTCACGCTGGCCCCGGGCGAGTCCGGCTACGCGGGCGTACGGCTGTCGGCCGCCGACGACAGCGGCTCGAACGGCTACATGGCCAAGACCCTGAAGGTCCTCTTCAACAACGACGGCATCAACAGCGCCACCCCGCCGCTCCCCGCGAAGGGCGTCTACATCGACGACAAGCTGACGGTCACGTACTGGCAGCAGCGCATGGACGACGCCCTCACCTGGTGA